A single Thermoanaerobacterium sp. RBIITD DNA region contains:
- a CDS encoding GNAT family N-acetyltransferase: MEIVRFEDKYIPGIVSLWNKSIDEDFVYKPFTNESFLDKFIRNPNFDYESTFVAILNCEIVGFANGIYRKTYLPGETFDTIPGYVTMVLVKKELQNKGIGKSLLKKVEDYLAGKGKKEIHIDFFNPINLEWYIPGTNKHDHPNAPGVDVHGKGYGFFKNMGYIERTKEVSMYLNLEKFSIKDEIIEKYKILNEKNITIEYYDSKKHYGLEEFFDNLKNEYWRKEINDNLALPKPYPVLVAVNNKKVIGFTGPIEVQESGRGKFTGIGVDPNYQGYGIGKALFFKLCESFKNEGASFMSIFTGIENYARRMYDAAGFKIVRQWALFKKKFDTKYKEMGDMKNG, from the coding sequence ATGGAGATAGTCAGATTTGAAGATAAATATATACCCGGAATTGTATCATTATGGAATAAAAGTATAGATGAAGACTTCGTTTACAAGCCCTTCACAAATGAAAGTTTTTTAGATAAATTTATAAGAAATCCTAATTTTGATTATGAAAGTACATTTGTTGCTATTTTGAATTGTGAAATTGTAGGCTTTGCAAATGGTATCTATAGAAAGACATATCTACCAGGCGAGACTTTTGATACAATTCCCGGATATGTTACTATGGTGCTTGTTAAGAAAGAACTGCAAAACAAAGGGATTGGAAAGAGCTTATTGAAAAAAGTTGAAGATTATCTTGCCGGTAAAGGCAAAAAGGAAATTCATATAGATTTCTTTAATCCGATTAATCTTGAATGGTATATTCCAGGTACAAATAAACATGACCATCCAAATGCTCCAGGCGTCGATGTTCATGGTAAAGGCTATGGCTTTTTTAAGAATATGGGATATATTGAAAGGACTAAAGAAGTTTCAATGTATCTAAACCTTGAAAAGTTCTCAATAAAAGATGAAATAATTGAGAAATATAAAATACTTAATGAAAAAAACATTACGATTGAGTACTATGATAGTAAAAAACATTATGGTCTTGAGGAATTCTTTGATAACTTAAAAAATGAATACTGGAGAAAAGAAATAAATGATAACCTCGCTTTACCAAAGCCGTATCCTGTATTAGTAGCAGTTAATAATAAAAAAGTAATCGGTTTTACAGGACCTATTGAAGTCCAGGAAAGCGGTAGAGGCAAATTTACAGGAATTGGTGTAGATCCCAACTATCAAGGTTATGGTATAGGAAAAGCCTTATTCTTTAAACTTTGTGAGAGTTTTAAAAATGAAGGTGCGTCATTTATGTCAATATTTACAGGTATTGAAAATTATGCAAGAAGAATGTATGATGCAGCTGGTTTTAAAATAGTAAGGCAATGGGCTTTATTTAAAAAGAAGTTTGATACAAAATACAAAGAAATGGGAGATATGAAGAATGGATAG
- a CDS encoding DUF1343 domain-containing protein, with protein MVKCGIDVIEEYSNIFGNKRIGLITGPSGVDRNLNSTIDIINKNFNLTALYSPEHGVRGNFQAGEKVGDYIDERTGIKVFSLYGNNKKPTKEMLQDIDIMVIDVQDVGSRYYTFLYTMAYAMEACKENDKTFVVLDRPNPIGGSKVEGNILNTKFSSFVGLYPITQRYGLTIGEIAKFFNEEFNIGCELNVVKLEGWKRDMYYDETGLLWVNPSPNIPLIDSAVLYNGTCLFEGTNISEGRGTTKPFEMIGAPWLDGYKLSDVMNEMGLEGVIFRPVYFVPSFSKHSGQLCGGVQIHVKNKRTLNSVEIGVKLLYEVIKISKDNFKWVKTSKEGGQYIIDHLAGTDELRKMKYSAEELLDKWNSDSKEFSKLKVKYHLYLNK; from the coding sequence TTGGTTAAATGTGGTATAGATGTTATTGAAGAATATTCGAATATATTTGGAAATAAAAGAATTGGACTTATTACAGGACCTTCTGGTGTTGACAGGAATTTAAATTCTACCATTGATATCATAAATAAGAATTTTAATTTAACTGCATTATATTCACCTGAACACGGTGTAAGGGGTAACTTCCAGGCAGGAGAAAAAGTAGGGGATTATATAGATGAAAGAACGGGTATTAAAGTGTTTAGCCTTTATGGTAATAATAAAAAACCAACTAAGGAAATGCTTCAAGACATAGATATCATGGTAATTGATGTCCAGGATGTTGGCTCAAGATATTATACTTTTCTTTATACAATGGCATATGCGATGGAAGCCTGTAAGGAAAATGATAAGACATTTGTTGTTCTTGATAGGCCAAATCCAATTGGAGGGTCTAAGGTAGAAGGCAATATTCTAAATACGAAGTTTAGTTCATTTGTAGGATTATACCCTATAACACAGCGATATGGGCTTACAATAGGTGAGATAGCAAAGTTTTTTAATGAAGAGTTTAACATAGGATGCGAACTTAATGTTGTTAAGTTAGAAGGTTGGAAAAGGGATATGTACTATGATGAAACAGGACTTCTTTGGGTTAATCCATCACCAAATATTCCGCTGATTGATTCAGCTGTTTTATACAATGGAACATGCCTTTTTGAGGGGACAAATATATCAGAAGGAAGGGGGACAACAAAGCCGTTCGAGATGATTGGTGCACCATGGTTGGATGGTTATAAACTTTCAGATGTAATGAATGAAATGGGCCTTGAAGGCGTTATCTTTAGACCCGTGTATTTTGTTCCGTCATTTTCAAAACATAGCGGTCAATTATGTGGTGGCGTACAGATACATGTTAAAAATAAGAGAACCTTAAATTCAGTTGAAATAGGTGTAAAATTGCTTTATGAAGTTATAAAAATCAGTAAAGATAATTTTAAATGGGTGAAAACATCTAAAGAAGGTGGGCAATATATTATAGATCACCTTGCAGGAACTGATGAATTAAGAAAAATGAAGTATTCGGCAGAAGAACTTCTTGATAAGTGGAATAGTGACAGTAAAGAATTTTCAAAACTAAAAGTTAAATATCATTTATATTTAAATAAATAA
- the nagZ gene encoding beta-N-acetylhexosaminidase, protein MTIDEKIGQMLMVGFPSNVYDDHINDLVINCKIGNVILFSRNVNGKYQLAKLNSDIQDNVIRNTKIPAFIAIDQEGGMVTRIYKDATYLPGNMAIAATDDKKYAYLIGKIAGEELRALGININFAPVLDVNNNPRNPVIGVRSYGEDPKKVAEFGVNYIKGLQEKEVIATAKHFPGHGDTSVDSHLDLPIVSHNKDRLFNIELYPFINAIKNGIDAIMSAHILFPAFDDKKLPATLSYNILKKLLRDKLRFNGLIMTDCMEMNAIAKYYGTAKAAAMAIQAGADIVLVSHTKDLQIGAFSEIKRAIESGDISLDRIDESVTRILNMKEKYHLFQKSHPDQDKLENTVGCIEHVEIAKDVSRKSITLVKDELKQIPIRETNILSISPEPVVLSGIDDRLTERISFAKACSKRFGGADITIPVNPDDDVINNIMDLTTDKKLIIIGTYNANLNIGQCKLIKSIMKINKNIIVVALRNPYDVMMFRDVPTYICTFEYTPLSIESVLDALEGKYIPSGNLPVTLERM, encoded by the coding sequence ATGACAATTGATGAGAAAATTGGACAGATGTTGATGGTTGGATTTCCAAGCAATGTATATGATGATCATATTAATGATTTAGTTATAAATTGTAAGATAGGCAATGTAATACTTTTTTCAAGAAATGTAAATGGGAAGTATCAATTAGCAAAGTTAAACAGCGATATACAAGATAATGTTATTAGAAATACAAAGATTCCAGCTTTTATTGCTATCGATCAAGAAGGCGGGATGGTTACAAGGATTTATAAAGATGCAACATATTTACCTGGAAATATGGCAATTGCGGCAACAGATGATAAAAAATATGCATATTTAATAGGAAAAATAGCAGGAGAAGAATTAAGAGCTCTTGGTATAAACATAAATTTTGCACCTGTATTAGATGTCAACAATAATCCTCGTAATCCGGTAATTGGTGTTAGGTCATATGGTGAAGATCCTAAGAAGGTAGCAGAATTTGGTGTGAATTATATAAAGGGTTTACAAGAAAAGGAGGTTATTGCAACAGCTAAGCATTTTCCAGGGCATGGAGATACATCTGTTGACTCACATCTTGACCTCCCTATTGTATCACATAATAAAGATAGATTATTCAATATTGAACTATATCCGTTTATAAATGCTATAAAAAATGGAATTGATGCTATTATGTCGGCACATATATTGTTTCCAGCTTTTGATGATAAAAAATTACCTGCGACATTATCATATAATATACTTAAAAAACTATTAAGAGATAAGCTTCGTTTCAATGGTTTAATCATGACTGATTGTATGGAAATGAATGCAATAGCAAAATATTATGGAACAGCAAAGGCGGCAGCTATGGCTATTCAGGCAGGTGCAGATATTGTATTAGTATCGCACACAAAAGATTTGCAAATTGGTGCATTTAGTGAGATAAAAAGAGCTATTGAATCTGGTGATATTTCTTTAGATAGGATAGATGAATCTGTTACACGAATATTAAATATGAAAGAGAAATATCATCTCTTTCAAAAATCTCATCCAGATCAAGATAAACTTGAAAATACGGTTGGATGTATTGAACATGTAGAAATTGCCAAAGATGTAAGTAGAAAAAGCATAACACTTGTGAAAGACGAACTCAAGCAAATACCTATAAGAGAAACAAATATTTTATCAATATCACCTGAACCCGTTGTATTATCAGGGATAGACGACAGACTTACTGAGAGAATATCTTTTGCAAAAGCATGTTCAAAGCGATTTGGAGGTGCTGATATTACTATACCTGTTAATCCCGATGATGATGTTATTAATAATATAATGGATTTAACAACTGATAAAAAATTAATAATAATTGGCACATATAATGCGAATTTAAATATTGGTCAATGTAAGCTCATTAAATCCATTATGAAAATAAATAAAAACATTATTGTAGTTGCTTTAAGAAATCCATATGACGTTATGATGTTCAGAGATGTACCAACATATATTTGCACATTTGAATATACCCCACTTTCAATAGAAAGTGTTTTAGATGCTTTAGAAGGAAAATATATACCTTCTGGGAACTTACCCGTGACACTTGAAAGGATGTAA
- the ugpC gene encoding sn-glycerol-3-phosphate ABC transporter ATP-binding protein UgpC codes for MAKIIFEHVTKEFIDEKRGKVKAVNDANFTINDKEFMVFVGPSGCGKTTSLRMIAGLEKQTMGNIYIGDRLVNNLHPKERDIAMVFQDYALYPHMTVYENLSFGLKNLKVPKKEIDEKVKKASEILGIGDLLDRKPRELSGGQRQRVAVGRAIVRNPKVFLFDEPLSNLDAKLRVQMRVEIAELHKKLQTTIVYVTHDQVEAMTLGQRIVVMNKGVIQQIATPDELYNRPVNIFVAGFIGAPSMNFINCKIDDGKIVINNTVLNLPDKYKKIISNINRKELILGIRPEDIYDANLVQNVKNRAEIDAYVKVVEKLGSENLLYFDKYGTTITAKVDPQSRITSGDDAKIVFNMDKIYLFDKATGNTLL; via the coding sequence ATGGCTAAGATCATATTTGAACATGTAACAAAAGAATTTATTGATGAAAAAAGAGGGAAAGTTAAAGCTGTTAATGATGCTAATTTTACAATAAATGATAAAGAGTTTATGGTATTTGTAGGGCCATCAGGTTGCGGTAAGACTACATCGTTGAGGATGATAGCAGGTCTTGAAAAACAGACAATGGGGAATATATATATAGGTGATAGACTTGTGAATAACTTGCATCCAAAGGAAAGGGATATTGCGATGGTATTCCAGGATTATGCATTGTATCCCCACATGACAGTTTATGAAAACTTATCATTTGGATTGAAGAATTTAAAAGTGCCTAAAAAGGAAATCGACGAGAAAGTAAAAAAAGCGTCAGAAATACTTGGTATTGGGGATCTACTTGACCGCAAGCCGAGAGAACTATCAGGTGGACAAAGGCAAAGGGTCGCTGTTGGCCGTGCCATAGTCAGGAATCCTAAGGTTTTTCTCTTCGACGAGCCATTATCAAATCTTGATGCAAAGTTAAGGGTACAAATGAGGGTAGAAATTGCGGAGCTTCACAAAAAGCTTCAGACAACAATAGTCTATGTAACACATGATCAAGTTGAAGCGATGACACTGGGACAACGAATTGTTGTTATGAATAAAGGTGTAATACAGCAAATTGCAACACCTGACGAACTTTATAATAGACCTGTAAATATATTTGTTGCAGGATTTATCGGTGCACCATCTATGAATTTTATAAATTGCAAGATAGATGATGGTAAAATAGTAATAAATAACACAGTATTAAATTTACCTGATAAATACAAAAAAATAATATCAAACATAAATAGAAAAGAATTAATTCTTGGCATAAGGCCTGAAGATATTTACGATGCAAATTTAGTACAGAATGTAAAAAACAGAGCAGAAATTGATGCATATGTGAAAGTTGTAGAGAAGTTGGGTTCTGAAAATCTCTTATACTTTGATAAATATGGTACAACTATTACGGCAAAAGTTGATCCACAAAGCAGAATTACTTCTGGTGACGACGCGAAAATAGTATTTAATATGGATAAGATATATTTGTTTGATAAAGCTACTGGAAATACATTGTTGTAA
- a CDS encoding serine hydrolase domain-containing protein has protein sequence MKFDEKKLDNAFSLIDKGIENGVFSCAAAAVGDINGTVKIKIAGNKRIVPYKEPLQRYSLFDLASLTKVVATNTLLMRMLEMGLISMHDKICEYLPDFNSDGKEDITIFNLVTHTSGLPAYVPFYKICSDFESSIKYICEEVKLNKVGVVEYSDLNFILLGKIIEIVLGGRLDKLSKEYIFNPLNMQHTSYNPKIGDFVPTEKYKDSDDIICGVCHDENARFFGGISGHAGLFSTIDDMIKFAEMLLNKGKANGEVFLSYPTYVRMIKDYTKGNSESRGLGWCIKGNTSAGGDLFSEEAFGHTGFTGTSLWVDPFYGVYIILLTNRVHPTRNNIKILRFRRIFHNAVMASLYEE, from the coding sequence ATGAAGTTCGATGAAAAAAAGCTCGATAATGCCTTCAGTTTGATAGATAAGGGGATAGAGAATGGAGTTTTCTCATGTGCGGCAGCAGCTGTTGGCGACATCAATGGAACAGTAAAGATTAAAATTGCAGGTAACAAACGCATTGTGCCATATAAAGAACCTTTGCAAAGATATTCCTTGTTTGACCTTGCGTCATTGACAAAAGTTGTTGCGACAAATACACTGCTTATGAGAATGTTAGAAATGGGTTTAATATCTATGCATGATAAGATTTGTGAATACCTTCCGGATTTCAATAGTGATGGAAAAGAGGATATAACTATATTTAATCTTGTGACACATACATCAGGCCTGCCTGCATATGTACCTTTTTACAAAATTTGTTCTGATTTTGAAAGCTCAATAAAGTATATATGTGAAGAAGTAAAATTAAACAAAGTAGGCGTTGTTGAATACAGCGACCTTAATTTTATCTTGCTCGGAAAAATAATCGAGATAGTTTTAGGAGGGCGTCTCGATAAATTAAGCAAAGAATATATATTTAATCCACTTAATATGCAGCATACATCTTATAATCCTAAAATAGGAGATTTTGTTCCAACTGAGAAATATAAAGATTCTGATGATATTATTTGTGGTGTCTGCCATGATGAAAACGCGAGGTTTTTTGGAGGAATATCCGGTCATGCGGGGTTATTTTCTACGATTGATGATATGATAAAATTTGCTGAAATGCTATTAAATAAAGGGAAGGCAAATGGAGAAGTATTCTTGTCATATCCAACATATGTGAGGATGATAAAAGATTATACTAAAGGAAATAGCGAAAGTAGAGGCTTAGGATGGTGCATAAAGGGAAATACAAGTGCAGGTGGTGATTTGTTTTCAGAAGAAGCTTTCGGACATACAGGTTTTACGGGAACCTCGTTATGGGTTGACCCGTTTTATGGTGTATATATAATACTTTTAACAAACAGAGTGCATCCAACAAGGAATAATATAAAAATTTTAAGGTTTCGTAGAATTTTTCATAATGCAGTTATGGCTTCTCTTTATGAAGAATAA
- a CDS encoding sugar ABC transporter permease, translated as MQNIIRYPAKSEKVKQFIIDYGWCYIFIALPVLLFLTFTLYPLLRAFIMSFQQYQVMGSQWIGFENYARILRSKLFLKALYNTFIYTVGTVPVNIMISLGLALLIFQLGKKAQTFFKASFYLPAVASGVTMSLVWLIMYDPTPDGLLNKVIHLFGMPNINWLGRMDIALFSLMLMTFIGGHGSGIILYLASLGGIPKTIYEAAEIDAASTWSKFRNITWPLLKPTTLYMFVTGIIGSSQVFMTAYLMTSGGPNHATTTIAYLIYQDAFEYFDFGFAAAESFVLAIIIVGVSILQFKYLGSDVEY; from the coding sequence ATGCAAAATATTATTAGATATCCCGCGAAATCGGAAAAAGTTAAGCAATTTATAATAGACTATGGATGGTGCTATATTTTTATTGCGCTTCCAGTTTTATTATTTCTTACATTTACACTATATCCTCTATTAAGAGCTTTTATTATGAGCTTTCAACAATATCAGGTAATGGGATCACAATGGATTGGATTTGAAAATTATGCGCGAATATTAAGAAGCAAATTGTTTTTAAAGGCGCTTTATAATACATTTATTTATACTGTAGGTACAGTACCGGTTAATATTATGATATCATTAGGACTTGCACTTTTAATATTTCAACTTGGCAAAAAGGCACAGACATTTTTTAAGGCATCATTTTATCTTCCCGCAGTTGCCTCAGGTGTTACAATGTCTTTAGTATGGCTAATTATGTATGATCCTACACCAGACGGATTATTAAACAAAGTTATTCACTTATTTGGCATGCCAAATATTAATTGGCTTGGAAGAATGGATATCGCGTTATTTTCATTAATGCTTATGACATTTATAGGTGGCCATGGTAGTGGAATAATTCTATATCTCGCTTCACTTGGAGGTATTCCAAAAACGATATATGAAGCAGCAGAAATAGATGCCGCAAGCACATGGTCAAAATTTAGAAATATAACATGGCCATTATTAAAGCCAACTACATTATATATGTTTGTAACAGGGATAATTGGATCATCTCAAGTATTTATGACAGCATATCTTATGACAAGTGGTGGACCGAACCATGCTACAACAACAATAGCATATCTTATATATCAAGATGCATTTGAATATTTTGACTTTGGCTTTGCAGCGGCAGAGTCTTTCGTATTGGCAATAATTATTGTTGGTGTTTCAATCTTGCAGTTTAAATATCTTGGCTCTGACGTTGAGTATTAG
- a CDS encoding carbohydrate ABC transporter permease: MNTSVELIKKDNEIPIFKEKKGTSFYVKRTLIYTLLILWSIFTIFPLYWMITSSFMDPNLSANMTFSIIPKEFTLASYKYFFTFNKYVMRWLFNSLFIASVITLSNVLFASMAGYAFSKLRFPGRNTIFWILMCAIMIPGQVTLIPLYVLVVNVFNLSDTYFAIILPSLVSIYNIFLMKQYMTSIPSTLIDAARIDACTEFGIYRKVILPLAKPGLAVMGIFTFVGQWNDFFWPFLVTKTSAMRTIQVGLTSFKFADSTQYGPMMAGAVIASIPMFILFFALQKYFLQGITIGAIKG; encoded by the coding sequence ATGAATACTTCTGTTGAATTAATTAAAAAAGATAATGAAATTCCTATATTTAAAGAGAAAAAGGGTACTTCTTTTTACGTGAAAAGAACATTGATATATACTTTGTTAATATTGTGGTCAATATTTACAATATTTCCTCTATATTGGATGATTACATCATCTTTTATGGATCCAAATTTATCAGCTAACATGACATTTAGTATTATACCGAAAGAATTCACCTTAGCCTCATATAAATACTTTTTTACATTCAACAAGTATGTTATGAGATGGCTTTTTAATTCACTTTTTATAGCATCGGTTATTACTCTATCGAATGTATTATTTGCATCTATGGCAGGTTACGCATTTTCTAAACTCAGATTTCCAGGAAGAAATACTATATTTTGGATATTGATGTGTGCAATAATGATACCGGGACAAGTAACTTTGATACCATTATATGTTCTTGTTGTAAATGTATTTAATTTGTCTGATACGTATTTTGCAATTATTTTACCGAGCCTTGTTTCTATATACAATATATTTCTTATGAAACAATACATGACATCAATACCTTCTACATTGATTGATGCAGCAAGAATTGATGCATGTACGGAATTTGGAATATATAGAAAAGTCATATTACCACTTGCAAAACCTGGTTTAGCAGTAATGGGTATTTTTACATTTGTTGGACAATGGAATGATTTTTTCTGGCCATTTCTTGTTACAAAGACAAGTGCAATGAGGACAATACAGGTTGGTCTTACATCATTTAAGTTTGCGGACAGTACACAATATGGACCAATGATGGCAGGCGCTGTGATTGCATCAATACCAATGTTTATACTATTCTTTGCATTACAAAAGTATTTCTTACAAGGTATTACTATTGGAGCAATAAAGGGATGA
- a CDS encoding PIG-L family deacetylase codes for MDRKIHIMAIGAHAGDMELTCGGVLTKYAMEGHMITLLHMTAGEKGHPKLTDDEYRKQKIGEANAFAEKIGGKAIVLDYKDGELPDNDDVKFQVCDIIRDKKPDIIITHWKNSMHKDHATTYRIVQDAYFYAAIKSFKRKLPAHFVQGLYFAENWEDPYEFKPYVYVDISKSFDKWIDALRSYEFVVKSPSFKYLDYYSALSVVRGAESRKTYAEAFAVDPLGMKQVYDYFPVR; via the coding sequence ATGGATAGAAAAATACACATTATGGCAATTGGTGCACATGCGGGTGACATGGAGCTTACATGTGGTGGCGTTTTGACTAAATATGCTATGGAAGGGCATATGATTACACTTCTTCATATGACAGCAGGTGAAAAAGGACATCCTAAATTGACAGATGATGAATATAGAAAGCAAAAAATAGGAGAGGCAAATGCTTTTGCCGAAAAAATAGGTGGAAAAGCTATAGTTCTTGATTACAAAGATGGCGAATTGCCTGATAATGATGATGTAAAGTTTCAAGTATGTGATATAATAAGGGATAAAAAACCTGATATCATAATAACGCATTGGAAAAACAGCATGCATAAGGATCACGCGACAACGTACAGGATAGTACAGGATGCATATTTTTATGCTGCAATTAAATCTTTCAAAAGAAAACTTCCGGCTCATTTTGTACAAGGGTTATATTTTGCAGAGAATTGGGAAGATCCATATGAATTTAAACCATATGTTTATGTTGATATTTCAAAGTCATTTGATAAATGGATAGATGCATTAAGATCTTATGAATTTGTAGTAAAAAGCCCTTCCTTTAAATATCTCGATTATTATAGTGCATTAAGTGTTGTAAGAGGTGCTGAATCGAGGAAAACTTATGCTGAAGCATTTGCTGTAGATCCACTTGGAATGAAGCAAGTATATGACTATTTTCCGGTAAGATGA